A segment of the Blastocatellia bacterium genome:
ATCACATGACGGCAAATGTGCCAGCAGTGATTTGGGAAGGCGAAGAGGGCGCGCGCCGAACAATGAGCTACGCCGAGTTGAACGCTGACGTTGAGCGATGCGCGGCTGGCTTGCGCGCGCTGGGGTTGGGGCGTGGCGATGCCGTCGGCATCCACCTGCCGATGATTCCGGAAACAGTCGTTGCTTTGTTGGCCGTAGGCCGCATCGGTGGTATAGCCGTTCCGCTGTTTTCGGGATACGGCCCGGCGGCCATCCAGTCGCGCCTGCAAGACGTCGGTGCCAAGGCGTTGTTCACTTGCGATGCATTCCCGCGGCGTGGCCGGCCCGTCATGGCCAAGGCAGTAGCCGATGAGGCTGCCATGCAATGTCATGAGCTGCTGAATGTCATTGTTGTCAGCAGGCTCGGCGTCGAAGTCCCGATGTACCCTGGCCGCGACCTCACATGGGAAGCGTTGTTGCAAGCTGGCGAGCAAGCCGATGTGTCACTGCGCCGAGTGGAAGCGACTGCTGCTGAAGACCCGTTGATTGTGCTTTATACCTCCGGCACGACAGGCCGACCCAAAGGCATTCTTCATTCGCACTGCGGGTTTCCGATCAAGTCGGCGCAAGACATGGCATTTGGCACGGATGTGGGGCCGGGTAGTCGCATCTCGTGGGTGACAGACATCGGCTGGATGATGGGACCGTGGCTGATCTATGGAGCGACGCTGCTGGGCGCGACGATCGTGCTGTATGACGGCGCGCCGGATTATCCTGAGCCGGATCGGCTGTGGGCATTCTGTGCGGCTCATCAGGTGGAGATACTCGGCATTTCGCCGACACTCGTTCGGGCGCTGGCTGCGCATGGCGATCAATGGCCGGCCCGTCATGATCTGTCGCGGCTGAGAATTTTAGGCTCGACCGGCGAGCCGTGGAATCCTGATCCATGGTGGTGGTTGTTTGAGAAGGTGGGCGGCGGGCGAATTCCTATTATCAATTACTCTGGCGGCACGGAAATCTCCGGCGGTATTTTGATGGGCAATCCGCTGCTGCCAATCAAGCCGTGTTCCTTTCCGGCTCCTTGCCCAGGTATCGCCGCCGACGTGCTCAACGAGCAGGGAGAATCAGTGCGCGGCGCGGTCGGCGAGTTAGTCATCCGCCAACCCTGGATCGGCATGGCGCGAGGATTCTGGAAGGACCCGGACCGCTACTTGCAGACTTACTGGTCGCGCTGGCCGGACATCTGGGTGCACGGCGATTGGGCGCAGATTGATTCAGACGGACACTGGTATATTCTGGGTCGCAGCGACGATACGTTGAAAGTGGCCGGCAAGCGCGTCGGTCCGGCGGAAGTTGAATCAATTTTGGTCGCGCATCCGAGCGTGGCTGAAGCGGCAGTCATCGGTATTCCAGATGAGGTGAAAGGGAGCGCCATGATTGCATTTTGTGTGCCCGTGGCTGGCGCGCCGACAGGACCTGATGTTGCTGAGCAGTTGCGCGAGCGCGTCGGTGAACAACTGGGCAAGCCACTACGGCCCGAGCAGGTTCATTTCGTGTCGGCGCTGCCCCGCACGCGGAATGCCAAGGTCATGCGCCGCGTCATTCGCGCGGCCTATTTGAATGAAGACCCGGGCGACATCACTGCGCTCGAAAATCCGTCGGCGGTGGAAGCCATCCGCCAACTGGGATCAGCGATTAACAGACAGCAAATCGGATAATACCAATTGCAGATTGAAAGACCGGAGATGGCCACTCCTCTCTTCAGAAGCCTTCGGCTGCCAACGGCCGAGGCTTCTGAGGAGAAAGCGCCGTCGCCGCTTCGCTCTGCCGGCGCACTCCAAGATAAAGTCAGGAATCGTCCCTCTGCAACAGCACGCCGCGAAGGATCAATACAGTTCTTTCGTGCGTTTCGCGTGTTTCGTGGGCGATTTTCAAAAGGAATCGCCCATGAGCTTCGCGCCGGCCACGAACCATGAAAATGGTTATTTGCAGAGGAGTCGGGCGGCCACGGCGAGCCGCCCGTACAGGGTGGCTGTGGGCTCGCGTTTTTGCCAGGAAAGCGGGCAGGCAGGGAGGCCTGTATGGGGGCCTCGCTGTGGGCCCCCGCGTAGAATGCGTCCGAGC
Coding sequences within it:
- a CDS encoding AMP-binding protein, whose amino-acid sequence is MTERVGFDHAVAWRPDDETRARAQLTRFISLCGLDSFDALYRRSIEDVGWFTQRVLQFLGIQFDTPYRQIVDLSRGIQWPQWCVGGQLNITKSCLTPSAIHHMTANVPAVIWEGEEGARRTMSYAELNADVERCAAGLRALGLGRGDAVGIHLPMIPETVVALLAVGRIGGIAVPLFSGYGPAAIQSRLQDVGAKALFTCDAFPRRGRPVMAKAVADEAAMQCHELLNVIVVSRLGVEVPMYPGRDLTWEALLQAGEQADVSLRRVEATAAEDPLIVLYTSGTTGRPKGILHSHCGFPIKSAQDMAFGTDVGPGSRISWVTDIGWMMGPWLIYGATLLGATIVLYDGAPDYPEPDRLWAFCAAHQVEILGISPTLVRALAAHGDQWPARHDLSRLRILGSTGEPWNPDPWWWLFEKVGGGRIPIINYSGGTEISGGILMGNPLLPIKPCSFPAPCPGIAADVLNEQGESVRGAVGELVIRQPWIGMARGFWKDPDRYLQTYWSRWPDIWVHGDWAQIDSDGHWYILGRSDDTLKVAGKRVGPAEVESILVAHPSVAEAAVIGIPDEVKGSAMIAFCVPVAGAPTGPDVAEQLRERVGEQLGKPLRPEQVHFVSALPRTRNAKVMRRVIRAAYLNEDPGDITALENPSAVEAIRQLGSAINRQQIG